Proteins encoded within one genomic window of Lysinibacillus sphaericus:
- a CDS encoding cytochrome c biogenesis CcdA family protein: MDGQLLFSTVFIAGILSFLSPCIVPLLPVYFSVLSTNESGTAMQHGFSIGKWHVNTHLLFKTIIFVVGLSTSFVILGFGAGFLGSVINTDWFIVVCGAVVVLLGLHQIGFIKLAVLHKETKVQLTRSNKRDLLGTYLLGLTFSMGWTPCIGPILGAVLGLSASEGQATYGALMMFFYALGLLIPFLVLALFSDFLLRHVTKINKHTKKIKIVGGVMIIFMGIVLMTNNLNLLLTFIPQ, from the coding sequence ATGGACGGACAGCTTTTATTCAGTACGGTTTTTATTGCGGGAATTCTTTCTTTCCTCTCCCCCTGCATTGTCCCTTTACTACCGGTTTATTTTTCAGTTTTGTCAACCAATGAAAGTGGAACTGCTATGCAACATGGCTTCTCTATCGGTAAATGGCATGTAAATACACATTTACTATTTAAAACGATTATTTTTGTTGTCGGTCTTTCAACAAGCTTTGTAATTTTAGGATTTGGCGCCGGTTTTCTTGGTTCGGTCATTAATACAGACTGGTTTATCGTCGTCTGTGGGGCAGTAGTCGTTTTGCTCGGTCTACATCAAATTGGCTTCATTAAATTAGCCGTGCTTCATAAAGAAACAAAAGTGCAACTAACACGGAGTAATAAACGTGACTTACTCGGCACCTATCTTTTGGGTCTAACATTTAGTATGGGTTGGACACCTTGTATCGGACCAATTTTAGGAGCAGTGTTAGGCTTATCAGCAAGTGAGGGGCAAGCTACTTATGGGGCGCTGATGATGTTTTTCTATGCACTTGGATTACTAATTCCCTTTTTAGTTCTTGCACTTTTTTCCGATTTCCTTTTACGTCATGTTACAAAAATCAATAAGCATACAAAGAAAATTAAAATTGTCGGTGGTGTCATGATTATTTTCATGGGAATTGTTTTAATGACAAATAATTTAAACCTATTATTAACATTCATTCCACAATAG
- a CDS encoding MarR family winged helix-turn-helix transcriptional regulator — translation MSKNNPMHEVESIMREMLEIQQKSMMFVNLLSEGETLSQNQLILLLQLKINGGMKATEIADFFSVTPGAVTSMCDKLEKLNFVQRVRESEDRRVVNMKLTTEGEQKVQEIFLKLPQEKLTEIANVLTDVNQLMQKIF, via the coding sequence ATGTCAAAAAATAATCCAATGCACGAAGTTGAAAGCATCATGCGCGAAATGCTTGAAATACAGCAAAAATCTATGATGTTTGTGAATCTGCTGTCAGAAGGCGAAACATTATCTCAAAACCAGCTTATCCTTCTTCTTCAGCTAAAAATCAACGGTGGTATGAAGGCAACAGAAATTGCTGATTTCTTTAGTGTAACCCCCGGGGCTGTTACATCCATGTGCGATAAATTGGAGAAGCTTAATTTTGTTCAACGCGTTAGAGAAAGTGAAGATCGACGTGTCGTAAATATGAAGTTAACGACAGAAGGAGAACAAAAAGTACAAGAAATATTTTTAAAACTTCCACAAGAAAAACTAACAGAAATAGCAAATGTATTAACGGATGTAAATCAGTTAATGCAAAAAATTTTTTAA
- a CDS encoding MFS transporter, giving the protein MKIFRSYGLLLGGFGFSYLGNWIYLVALNLMVWHLTYSATAVAGIFIVGPIARILTNFVAGSIIDRSNKRNIMIAMDVLRGLIVFLMPFMTSIWLVYGLLFLANVASSFFGPSSTYYIAKYVHDADKQRFNALLGTFNSGSFMLGPAIAGVLIASFNINIAMWVNSVTFFVCAWVIARLPNLEEEVKEKRGVLTIRVMIADFKIVWTFIQQQRQFLKFFIAYQIALMVAFALDSQEMTFIKKVLSASDSLYGVLVSVAGGGAIVGGLLAMALVQKFPITTYIGVGLTCTMLSYTLFYASSNIWFATGCFITLGVFMAFSNTGYDTVYQKNIPPHLMGRFGSAVSLVQSVIQIVLTFSLGVMADWFSLQLVAVIFGAIGLVFAIYMAIHIATNKQALQIKKTN; this is encoded by the coding sequence ATGAAGATTTTTCGAAGCTATGGCTTATTATTAGGGGGATTTGGCTTTTCTTATTTAGGAAATTGGATTTATCTCGTTGCTTTAAACTTAATGGTTTGGCATTTAACGTATTCAGCAACAGCAGTAGCAGGTATCTTTATTGTTGGTCCGATTGCCCGCATCCTTACAAATTTTGTGGCAGGTTCCATTATTGATCGGTCAAATAAAAGAAACATTATGATTGCGATGGATGTTTTACGTGGACTAATTGTTTTCTTAATGCCCTTTATGACATCCATCTGGCTTGTCTACGGCTTATTATTTTTAGCGAATGTCGCTAGTAGTTTCTTTGGACCAAGCAGTACATATTATATTGCCAAATACGTGCACGATGCAGATAAGCAACGTTTTAATGCCCTGTTAGGCACATTCAATTCAGGTTCTTTTATGTTAGGCCCGGCCATCGCGGGTGTGCTTATTGCCTCTTTTAATATTAATATTGCGATGTGGGTAAACAGTGTGACATTTTTTGTTTGTGCATGGGTGATTGCCCGTTTACCGAACTTAGAGGAGGAAGTGAAAGAGAAGCGGGGAGTTCTTACAATTCGAGTAATGATAGCGGACTTTAAAATCGTTTGGACTTTTATACAACAACAAAGGCAATTTTTAAAATTTTTTATTGCCTATCAAATTGCACTCATGGTTGCTTTTGCATTAGACTCGCAAGAAATGACGTTTATCAAAAAAGTTTTATCAGCTTCTGATAGTTTGTATGGTGTACTTGTCAGTGTTGCAGGGGGAGGGGCTATTGTTGGTGGTTTATTGGCAATGGCTTTAGTACAGAAATTTCCAATCACTACCTATATAGGAGTTGGACTAACATGTACGATGTTATCCTATACCTTATTCTATGCGTCCAGCAATATTTGGTTTGCAACAGGTTGCTTTATCACGTTAGGTGTTTTTATGGCATTTAGCAATACGGGATATGATACGGTCTACCAAAAAAACATTCCACCACATTTAATGGGACGATTCGGTAGCGCTGTCAGCCTTGTTCAAAGTGTTATTCAAATAGTACTTACATTTAGTTTAGGCGTAATGGCAGATTGGTTTTCTCTACAGCTTGTAGCTGTTATTTTTGGTGCAATTGGTCTGGTATTTGCCATATACATGGCTATCCATATTGCAACAAATAAGCAGGCACTGCAAATCAAAAAAACAAATTGA
- a CDS encoding serine hydrolase domain-containing protein, whose amino-acid sequence MYKQQSAIGKIIVIFLLILFTVNGVVFATSDPVMDKDKTLDISAIDAFMTKEIDRLHIPGASLAIVKEHQVEYLQGFGVSKPDGTKMTPQTPIVIGSVSKSFTALAIMQLVEQGKLHLDDTVSSILPTFQLANKEEAKKITILHLLNHTSGLSTYDGQVAISDGDQTLQEHVKTLATIKLASPVGSQYEYSNLNYNLLGAVIEEVTNTSYKEYVEEHIFKPLAMHNSYADPKDDRNNTSATGYQTVFGFKMPTKQLIHRGTVSSGYLLSSAEDMANYMIAQLNNGHFNGKNILSPNAMNKLHHPFAFIGDSTYYAMGWEVKNAIISHNGWTENTYSKVLLDKEYGISLQINAMDYFNLNEYDAIVNGLHQLVHQEQPSLSNSKPFLKYILFDLLLAIIIALIVRSIYRLFNRKKPKVTTFQLAFQWFSLPVFNLLLPSFVLIAFPQLFGPLSTVTLFAPGIGHLLFIIPVSLLIIGLITLVQYLLKKPIFASRLPGNN is encoded by the coding sequence ATGTATAAACAACAATCAGCTATTGGGAAAATTATCGTCATCTTCCTGCTCATACTATTCACTGTCAATGGTGTTGTATTTGCCACTAGCGATCCTGTCATGGATAAAGATAAAACCTTAGATATTTCTGCTATTGACGCATTTATGACAAAAGAAATTGACCGATTGCACATCCCAGGGGCTTCACTCGCTATCGTTAAGGAACACCAAGTTGAATATTTGCAAGGTTTTGGTGTTTCAAAACCAGATGGGACAAAAATGACACCACAAACACCTATCGTCATCGGCTCCGTTAGTAAATCGTTTACTGCTCTTGCCATCATGCAGCTTGTAGAACAAGGGAAACTCCATTTAGATGATACAGTGTCCTCCATACTACCAACGTTTCAACTTGCTAATAAAGAAGAAGCTAAAAAAATAACCATTCTACACTTGTTAAACCATACAAGCGGTCTCTCTACTTATGATGGCCAAGTAGCAATATCCGACGGTGATCAAACATTACAAGAACATGTAAAAACCTTAGCCACTATAAAGTTGGCATCACCTGTAGGTAGCCAATATGAATATTCAAATTTGAATTATAACTTATTAGGTGCAGTCATAGAGGAAGTTACAAATACATCCTATAAAGAATATGTAGAGGAACATATTTTTAAGCCGCTGGCAATGCATAATAGTTATGCAGATCCAAAAGATGATCGCAACAATACTAGCGCTACGGGTTATCAAACTGTATTTGGATTTAAGATGCCTACAAAACAGTTAATCCATCGTGGCACTGTTTCTTCAGGATATCTTCTTTCTAGTGCAGAGGATATGGCAAATTACATGATAGCGCAATTGAATAATGGCCACTTTAACGGGAAAAACATACTATCACCAAACGCAATGAACAAATTACACCACCCTTTTGCATTTATCGGGGATAGTACTTATTATGCCATGGGTTGGGAAGTAAAAAATGCGATTATCTCCCATAATGGCTGGACAGAAAACACCTATTCAAAAGTGTTATTGGACAAGGAATACGGTATTAGTCTCCAAATCAATGCAATGGATTATTTTAATTTAAATGAATATGATGCCATCGTAAATGGCCTTCATCAACTTGTCCATCAAGAACAACCCTCATTATCGAATAGTAAGCCCTTTCTAAAATATATACTATTCGATTTACTATTAGCGATCATTATTGCGCTTATTGTTCGGTCTATTTATCGATTGTTTAACCGTAAAAAACCTAAAGTAACAACTTTTCAGCTGGCGTTTCAGTGGTTCTCACTACCGGTCTTTAACTTGCTACTACCTTCATTTGTTTTAATTGCTTTCCCACAATTATTTGGTCCATTATCTACTGTAACTTTATTTGCTCCTGGAATAGGACATTTGTTATTTATAATACCTGTATCGCTTTTAATAATAGGGCTCATCACGTTAGTTCAATACCTACTGAAGAAACCTATATTCGCTTCAAGGTTACCTGGAAATAATTAA
- a CDS encoding redoxin family protein, producing the protein MNHLKHLVILFVAVLFLGACSADSKNTATTTAAASNEGIVAPSFNLVDVKGDRYNLADYKGKKVYVKFWASWCSICLAGLEELNTLAGEEQDFVVLSIVSPNFNNEKDSDAFIKWFNGVENTSNIKVLLDEDGAIAKQYNVRAYPTSSYIGSDGKLIQTLPGHVGNPQIIEKFKSIQ; encoded by the coding sequence ATGAATCATTTAAAACATCTTGTTATTTTGTTCGTAGCAGTCCTTTTTTTAGGGGCATGTTCTGCAGATTCCAAAAATACAGCTACTACTACTGCAGCGGCTAGTAACGAGGGCATTGTGGCTCCCTCCTTTAACTTAGTTGATGTTAAAGGGGATCGTTATAATCTTGCTGACTACAAGGGTAAAAAAGTGTACGTAAAGTTTTGGGCTTCTTGGTGCTCTATTTGTTTAGCTGGCTTAGAAGAACTAAATACACTGGCTGGTGAGGAACAGGATTTTGTTGTCTTAAGCATCGTTTCGCCGAACTTTAATAATGAAAAAGACAGTGATGCATTTATTAAATGGTTTAATGGGGTTGAAAACACTTCAAATATTAAAGTGCTATTAGATGAAGATGGCGCCATTGCAAAACAATACAATGTGCGAGCATATCCAACGTCTTCCTATATTGGATCTGATGGCAAACTAATTCAAACGCTCCCCGGCCATGTAGGCAATCCACAAATTATTGAGAAATTTAAAAGTATCCAATAA
- the msrAB gene encoding bifunctional peptide-methionine (S)-S-oxide reductase MsrA/peptide-methionine (R)-S-oxide reductase MsrB has translation MKIKLFGVLVSILLLLSACSADTSLLASNASTAQAQSKYPPNPNVNVSFDTNNLKDIWLAGGCFWGVEHYMARVYGVYDAVSGYANGNTENPTYEDVIWKNTGHAETVHVRYDPERVNLEKLLAHFFQIIDPTLLNQQGNDRGTQYRTGIYYKDEADKAIIDKVIAKEQERYDKPIVTEVEPLVNFTIAEEYHQDYLEKNPDGYCHVKFDSLENQEIPSLIDPARYPKPSDDEIKKILTKEQYRVTQGNGTEMAYSNEYWDNYDPGIYVDIVTGEPLFSSADKYDSMCGWPSFTKPIDPAVVLEYEDTSYNMIRTEVRSRSGDSHLGHVFNDGPKDRGGLRYCINSAAIKFIPQAEMEAAGYGYLVHLTK, from the coding sequence ATGAAGATAAAATTATTTGGCGTATTAGTAAGTATCTTACTACTTTTATCTGCATGTTCAGCGGACACTTCTCTGTTAGCAAGTAATGCAAGTACAGCACAAGCACAATCTAAATATCCACCAAACCCTAACGTCAATGTCAGTTTTGATACAAATAATTTAAAAGATATTTGGCTTGCAGGTGGTTGCTTCTGGGGTGTAGAACATTATATGGCGCGTGTTTATGGTGTCTATGATGCCGTATCTGGTTATGCAAATGGCAACACAGAAAACCCAACCTACGAAGACGTCATTTGGAAAAATACTGGCCATGCAGAAACAGTTCATGTGCGCTATGACCCTGAACGTGTTAATTTAGAAAAACTATTAGCACATTTCTTTCAAATAATTGACCCAACTTTACTCAATCAGCAAGGAAATGACCGTGGTACCCAATATCGTACAGGTATTTATTATAAAGATGAAGCCGATAAAGCGATTATTGACAAAGTAATAGCAAAAGAACAAGAACGCTATGATAAGCCTATTGTTACCGAGGTGGAACCACTTGTTAACTTTACAATTGCAGAAGAGTACCACCAAGATTATCTTGAAAAAAATCCAGATGGCTATTGTCATGTAAAGTTTGATTCTTTGGAAAATCAAGAAATACCATCACTCATTGATCCTGCACGATATCCAAAGCCAAGCGACGATGAAATTAAAAAAATATTAACAAAAGAACAATATCGAGTAACACAAGGCAATGGTACAGAAATGGCTTACTCCAATGAATACTGGGATAATTATGATCCAGGCATTTATGTTGATATTGTTACGGGGGAGCCCCTTTTTTCATCAGCGGACAAATATGATTCGATGTGCGGTTGGCCAAGCTTTACAAAACCAATTGACCCAGCAGTAGTGCTTGAATATGAAGATACAAGTTATAATATGATTAGAACTGAAGTGAGAAGTCGCAGTGGTGATAGCCACTTAGGGCATGTATTTAATGACGGGCCTAAAGATCGTGGCGGCTTACGTTATTGCATCAATAGTGCTGCCATTAAGTTCATTCCACAAGCCGAAATGGAAGCAGCAGGTTACGGATACTTAGTACATCTCACAAAATAA
- a CDS encoding response regulator transcription factor, with protein sequence MYTLLVVDDEAIIIKGIRSFVNFEELSISTVFEASNGETALEIFKKYSPDLILADINMPKMNGLDFATAAKALKPDVKIAIITGYDYFDYAVTALKAGIDDYVLKPVSKKDIQETLKNLIEKLQATQSQHEISKLVEGILNDTKVHDDTGYKAKIQKEIDRNIANVNFSLSYLAKQLALSNSYLSSLFKSLYGKNFQDYMLSTRLDRAKIFLLSTDMKVYEVAAAVGFDDPNYFSATFKRKFDVSPNQFREKMRE encoded by the coding sequence ATGTATACATTATTGGTCGTCGATGACGAAGCTATTATCATTAAAGGAATTCGCTCATTTGTTAATTTCGAGGAGCTTTCTATTTCAACGGTATTCGAAGCTTCAAATGGTGAAACCGCACTTGAAATTTTCAAAAAATATAGCCCTGACCTTATACTAGCTGACATCAATATGCCGAAAATGAACGGTCTTGATTTTGCCACTGCGGCAAAGGCACTAAAACCAGATGTCAAAATTGCTATTATTACAGGCTATGACTATTTTGATTATGCTGTAACAGCATTAAAGGCTGGCATTGATGACTATGTTCTAAAACCAGTCTCTAAAAAAGACATTCAAGAAACATTAAAAAATCTGATTGAAAAACTGCAAGCAACACAAAGCCAGCATGAAATATCGAAGCTTGTCGAAGGAATATTAAACGATACAAAAGTACATGATGATACTGGTTATAAAGCAAAAATTCAAAAGGAAATTGACCGCAATATTGCCAATGTCAATTTTTCTTTAAGCTACTTAGCAAAACAACTGGCACTAAGTAATTCTTATTTGAGTAGCTTGTTTAAAAGCCTGTACGGCAAAAACTTTCAAGATTATATGCTCTCTACTCGCTTAGACCGAGCGAAAATTTTTTTACTTAGCACAGATATGAAAGTATATGAAGTAGCAGCAGCTGTCGGCTTTGACGACCCTAATTATTTCAGTGCCACATTTAAAAGGAAATTTGATGTTTCTCCGAATCAGTTTAGAGAAAAAATGAGGGAATAG
- the helD gene encoding RNA polymerase recycling motor HelD produces the protein MKSEFQQEQQRLDIVMETISEQLSKLEKETLQRKNEVVNIRKHFWDEIKVNMDTFDDYLETIIGLRQETQALSVSQSTHKHASKRLSTLRRMQKVPYFGRIDFLEEGMSVKEQVYIGISSLMDKSGEDFLIYDWRSPISSVYYDYMPGPAQYTTPEGIIYGELEKKWQYLIREGVLQSMFDTSLTIGDEILQQVLGQGTNKHMQSIVATIQQEQNRIIRHDQGRLLIVHGAAGSGKTSAALQRIAYLLYKYRDRLNADQIILFSPNAMFNSYVSNVLPELGEENMQQVTFQEYLHHRLSKEFEVENPYEQLEYVLTEAHTPAHSIRVTNIRFKASTRFFEVIKAYRKSLEFNGMIFKDIHFRGQPILTAQQIGEQFYRNDTSLNFHNRLEKLTEWILKKVKETEKVEWKKEWVQEEIELLSNQEYHKARVYLAKKQGFARETIADYEMEPHKLARLIVSKKLKTLRKRIRALQFIDIKEIYKQLFIEPEQIKQWVDGETPVEWEAICQATREMLDEDKLYYEDATPFLLMKELIQGFQTNSAIKHILVDEAQDYSPFQFEFLKRLFPFARMTVLGDFNQAIFAHASEIIDFNMLSSLYGPDETEVITMTRSYRSTKPIIEFTRKLVPNGERIMPFERDGALPVLTQLSDRAALHLAITTKVEALRQDGYNSIAIICKTAEESKHAFEALSDIEDVKLIKYGSPEYEQGVVIIPSYLSKGIEFEAVIIYDASEHIYGDDSLRRVFYTACTRAMHYLQLYSVGEPSPLLRNAIQEN, from the coding sequence ACTATTTCAGAGCAACTGAGTAAGTTGGAGAAAGAAACTTTACAGCGTAAGAATGAAGTAGTAAATATTCGCAAACATTTTTGGGACGAAATTAAGGTCAATATGGATACCTTTGATGATTACCTTGAGACGATTATCGGCTTAAGACAAGAAACGCAAGCACTGTCTGTCAGTCAAAGCACACACAAACATGCTTCTAAAAGATTGTCTACACTGCGTCGGATGCAGAAAGTGCCTTACTTCGGTCGAATTGATTTTTTAGAAGAAGGTATGTCGGTGAAAGAACAAGTCTATATTGGTATTTCATCGCTTATGGATAAAAGCGGGGAGGATTTCCTTATTTACGATTGGAGATCACCTATTTCGAGTGTTTACTATGATTACATGCCAGGCCCTGCCCAGTACACGACACCGGAAGGCATTATTTACGGGGAATTAGAGAAAAAGTGGCAATATCTAATTCGTGAAGGGGTACTTCAATCCATGTTTGATACAAGTTTGACAATTGGAGATGAAATTTTACAGCAAGTGCTAGGGCAAGGTACAAACAAGCATATGCAAAGTATAGTAGCAACGATTCAACAGGAGCAAAACCGCATTATCCGCCATGATCAAGGCAGGTTGCTTATTGTACATGGAGCAGCTGGCAGTGGGAAAACTTCAGCAGCTTTACAACGCATTGCTTATTTGCTTTATAAATACCGCGACAGACTGAATGCCGATCAAATTATATTATTTTCACCTAATGCTATGTTTAACAGCTATGTCTCTAATGTATTGCCTGAACTGGGCGAAGAAAATATGCAGCAAGTAACGTTTCAGGAGTACCTACATCACCGACTAAGTAAAGAGTTCGAGGTTGAAAATCCGTATGAACAATTGGAATATGTCTTAACTGAAGCCCATACGCCTGCTCATAGTATAAGAGTAACGAACATCCGCTTCAAAGCATCTACGCGCTTTTTTGAAGTTATTAAAGCATACAGAAAGTCGCTGGAGTTTAACGGTATGATATTCAAAGACATTCACTTCAGAGGACAACCGATACTTACCGCACAACAAATTGGTGAACAATTTTATCGTAACGACACGTCACTTAATTTCCATAATCGACTGGAAAAATTAACAGAATGGATTTTAAAGAAAGTGAAAGAAACCGAAAAAGTTGAATGGAAAAAGGAGTGGGTGCAAGAAGAAATTGAATTGCTTAGTAATCAAGAATACCATAAGGCACGCGTTTATTTAGCTAAAAAGCAAGGCTTTGCCAGAGAGACGATAGCCGATTATGAGATGGAGCCTCATAAACTTGCGCGATTGATTGTATCTAAGAAGCTGAAGACATTGCGGAAACGAATTCGTGCGTTACAATTTATCGACATTAAGGAAATCTACAAGCAGTTGTTTATTGAACCTGAGCAAATAAAACAGTGGGTAGATGGTGAAACACCAGTAGAGTGGGAGGCTATTTGCCAAGCAACGCGAGAGATGTTAGATGAAGATAAATTATATTACGAAGATGCCACTCCTTTTTTATTGATGAAAGAATTGATTCAAGGTTTTCAAACGAATAGCGCAATCAAGCATATTCTTGTGGATGAGGCGCAGGACTATTCGCCATTTCAATTCGAGTTTTTAAAACGCTTATTTCCTTTTGCGAGGATGACGGTGCTAGGTGATTTTAATCAGGCTATCTTTGCACATGCTAGCGAAATAATTGATTTTAATATGCTGAGTAGCCTATATGGGCCCGATGAAACAGAAGTTATTACGATGACGCGTAGTTATCGCTCGACAAAACCGATTATCGAGTTTACACGTAAACTAGTGCCGAATGGCGAACGCATTATGCCGTTTGAACGAGATGGCGCATTACCTGTGCTAACGCAATTATCGGATCGTGCAGCTTTACATCTTGCTATTACAACGAAAGTCGAAGCTTTGCGACAAGACGGCTATAACAGTATTGCCATTATCTGCAAAACTGCTGAGGAAAGCAAACATGCATTTGAAGCTTTGTCCGATATTGAGGATGTGAAGCTTATAAAATATGGCTCACCGGAGTACGAACAAGGTGTCGTCATTATTCCATCTTATTTATCCAAAGGAATCGAATTTGAAGCGGTTATCATTTACGATGCATCTGAGCACATATATGGTGATGACAGTTTACGTAGAGTTTTCTACACTGCCTGCACGAGAGCTATGCATTATTTGCAACTATATAGCGTAGGGGAACCGAGCCCACTTTTACGCAATGCTATACAGGAAAATTGA
- a CDS encoding sensor histidine kinase yields the protein MKKSNMLKTLRMQIALHYLKASGVILLLMGGILYYSISSVVLSEATSSTKTAVEKSGMYIDLYIERLKAVSALLAENPQLVSYFSTTERDPSMKQNLLSMIRTTMTTDPFIQSVVIVSKDGQVLSNEKGLIMSMSSNMMKEQWYMAAVNNGSKPVLTSARMQHFSMDKDNWVISISREIKNNEGQNIGVLLIDIQYKVIEDFLANLDLGKNGFSFIINDQGEVVYHRDTAYFADSMKQQQLQQIIANQAGYDKEKNTLTHTYKLMNADWTFVGVSSQDGLLMIKRQLLEIFLLVGTVLFIIAAVSVALFAGRITKPFQRLEKAMQTIEYGLKEVPIDAKGCYEAQSLAKHFNSMIVQIEKLMQEITEKEKHLRATEISALHSQINPHFLYNTLDTIVWMAEFNDSEKVIEMTKALAQFFRLSLSGGNELTTVENELDHVRQYLFIQKERYGEKLNYTIVCEPAIRNVQMPKILLQPIVENALYHGIRSSSHIGHIHISAKLTGSDVELSVQDNGQGFDVNQLNKEPTEKRTKLGGVGIKNVDQRIKLYYGPDYGITIDSSIGIGTTISIKIPSTIKS from the coding sequence ATGAAGAAGTCCAATATGCTGAAAACTTTACGCATGCAAATTGCCCTTCACTATTTAAAAGCAAGTGGTGTTATTTTGTTATTAATGGGCGGCATTTTATATTATAGTATTTCCTCCGTTGTATTGAGTGAAGCAACCTCTAGTACGAAAACAGCAGTAGAAAAGAGCGGTATGTATATTGACCTTTATATTGAGCGCCTAAAAGCGGTCTCTGCTTTACTTGCTGAAAACCCTCAGCTTGTATCCTATTTTTCAACTACAGAGCGTGATCCCTCTATGAAGCAAAATTTACTGTCGATGATTCGGACAACGATGACAACCGATCCATTTATTCAATCGGTCGTTATTGTGAGCAAAGATGGGCAAGTACTTTCCAATGAAAAAGGTTTAATTATGAGTATGTCGAGCAATATGATGAAGGAACAATGGTATATGGCGGCTGTTAATAACGGTAGCAAACCCGTTTTAACCTCTGCACGGATGCAGCACTTTTCAATGGATAAAGACAACTGGGTTATTTCAATTAGTCGCGAAATAAAAAATAATGAAGGTCAAAATATTGGCGTATTGCTTATCGATATCCAGTATAAAGTGATTGAGGACTTTTTAGCTAATTTAGATTTAGGGAAGAATGGCTTTTCTTTCATTATCAATGATCAAGGCGAAGTCGTTTATCACAGGGATACAGCGTATTTTGCAGACTCCATGAAACAACAACAATTACAGCAAATAATCGCCAATCAAGCAGGCTATGATAAAGAAAAAAATACGTTAACGCACACCTATAAGTTAATGAATGCAGACTGGACGTTTGTTGGTGTCTCTTCGCAAGATGGATTGTTAATGATTAAAAGGCAATTGCTCGAAATCTTTCTGTTAGTAGGAACTGTTCTCTTTATTATTGCTGCTGTTAGTGTTGCATTATTCGCTGGGCGGATTACGAAACCATTCCAACGTTTAGAAAAAGCTATGCAAACTATCGAATATGGCTTAAAAGAGGTGCCTATTGATGCCAAAGGATGCTATGAGGCACAAAGTTTAGCAAAACATTTCAATAGTATGATTGTCCAAATTGAAAAATTAATGCAAGAAATTACTGAAAAAGAAAAGCACTTAAGAGCGACAGAAATTAGTGCGCTCCACAGTCAAATTAATCCGCATTTCTTATACAATACATTAGATACAATTGTGTGGATGGCTGAGTTTAATGATAGTGAGAAAGTGATAGAAATGACAAAAGCACTCGCTCAATTTTTCCGACTTTCACTAAGTGGTGGAAATGAACTGACAACTGTAGAAAATGAATTAGATCATGTTCGTCAATATTTATTTATTCAAAAAGAACGGTATGGGGAGAAGTTAAATTACACGATTGTCTGTGAACCAGCCATACGCAATGTACAAATGCCTAAAATTCTTTTACAGCCCATCGTAGAAAATGCTTTATATCATGGAATTCGAAGTTCTTCTCATATTGGTCATATTCATATTAGTGCAAAACTCACTGGTAGTGATGTAGAACTTAGTGTCCAAGACAACGGACAAGGCTTCGACGTTAATCAATTAAACAAGGAGCCAACTGAAAAGCGCACAAAACTAGGAGGCGTTGGCATTAAAAATGTTGATCAGCGCATTAAACTCTATTATGGCCCTGACTATGGCATAACGATTGATTCGAGTATCGGCATAGGAACAACCATCTCTATTAAAATTCCATCAACAATAAAATCATGA